The nucleotide sequence GATGGCGAGGTCCTCGGACGGCATCACCACGAAGTTGGTCGCCTCCCCCATCACGAAGGCGCCGGAATGGCTGAGGGTGGTGCGCCCCGACGAGTTCACGTTCACGGCGAAGCCGTGACCGTAGAAACTGGCCCGCGCCTTGGGATTCGTCGGGGGCACCGAAACGGCCTGCGGGGTGATGGCGGGCAGCAGGGCCTCCGGCGAGGTGATCCGCTGGCCGTCGTACGTCCCGTTGGCCAGCACCATCGTCAGCCAGCGGGCCATGTCGTTGACCGACGAACTCACCCCGGCGGCGGGAGACTGCGGATCGGGGTCGCGCTGGAAGCGCGGTTCCCAGTTGTCCCCGACCTTGACGTGGTTGACGGCGTGATTGGGCCGGGCGAGGAAATCGGCGAACCGCGAACTGGTCGACGCCATCCCCAGCGGGCGATACAGCACCTCGTCGGACAGGTCCGCCCACGGTGTGCCGGCCGCGGCGGCCACCGCTTCGGCGGCGGCGGTCAGGCCGAAGTTGGTGTAGGCGTAGCTGATTCGAAACGGCGCCAGCGGCAGGTGCCGCATCCGTTCCAGCGTCTGGCGTTGGTCGTAGCCCATGTCCTCCAGTTGGTCACCGGCGTGATCGGGCAGCCCGGACCGATGCGAGTACAGGTCGGCGACGGTCACGGTGCTGGTGACGTAGGGATCGGACAACGCGAACCACGGCAGCTTGCCCACCACCGGCGTGTCCCAGCCGACCACGTTGTCGGTGACTTCATGAGCCACCACGGTCGCACCCACCGATTTCGAGATCGACGCCAACTGGAACACGGTATCGGCGTCGACCTTGTTGTCCGCGCCATCACCTTTGCTCGCATCCCGAACACCAAAGCCCTTGGCGTACAGCGTCTTTCCGCCGTGCACGATCGCCACCGCCATGCCGGGGATGCCGCTGCTTTTCATCAGGTCGGCAACCAGGCCGTCGACCTTGGCTACCGCGTCGTCGATGCGGCCCGCGGGGATGTCGACGCCGGACACCTCGGAGGGAGGCGCATCGGACAACCGCGAAGG is from Mycobacterium conspicuum and encodes:
- a CDS encoding serine hydrolase encodes the protein MPKHAAVVVLVLLILTGCRPGPPVAVSPPSPSRLSDAPPSEVSGVDIPAGRIDDAVAKVDGLVADLMKSSGIPGMAVAIVHGGKTLYAKGFGVRDASKGDGADNKVDADTVFQLASISKSVGATVVAHEVTDNVVGWDTPVVGKLPWFALSDPYVTSTVTVADLYSHRSGLPDHAGDQLEDMGYDQRQTLERMRHLPLAPFRISYAYTNFGLTAAAEAVAAAAGTPWADLSDEVLYRPLGMASTSSRFADFLARPNHAVNHVKVGDNWEPRFQRDPDPQSPAAGVSSSVNDMARWLTMVLANGTYDGQRITSPEALLPAITPQAVSVPPTNPKARASFYGHGFAVNVNSSGRTTLSHSGAFVMGEATNFVVMPSEDLAIIALTNAAPFGVPEALTAQFMDLVQYGQIREDWAALYKKAIGSINNPEGSLVGKRPPENPTPPRPLNDYVGVYNNDYWGPATVTAHDGALQLALGPKNQTFTLTHWDSDIFTFTLTNENAPPGTISKATFAGNALNLEYYDENKLGTFTR